The Candidatus Desulfarcum epimagneticum genome contains a region encoding:
- a CDS encoding conserved hypothetical protein (Evidence 4 : Unknown function but conserved in other organisms), with amino-acid sequence MIPTRDAQPYFKPAIFVSALFHGVFAAALFFFPGLSLFSVPPPPAIHVRLIAPPAPAAEAAGAKRPAVRPAKTRAPEKPKASRPKIKKPPKPPEPEAPPKPHNPPEAKKPPEAKKPPALSLSVPEKKDPPREKRKKKVKESLKKKTYDPAAVKAREKAISRIRRKVKASEQEKKAVRKEPAPAPEKRVEAQTGIQEKAEPEEKTAEPSSEGNSAPAAAERDGVRGERMRLYNMAVKSHIEANWAYSPLLTKEFSRLEALVSITIMPNGEIRAIQIDKRSGSDYFDESIYRAVVKSNPLPRPPDISPGDRTPHIIGFRFTPPRQPGGAGLRED; translated from the coding sequence ATGATCCCGACTCGAGACGCTCAACCTTACTTTAAGCCCGCGATTTTTGTTTCCGCCCTTTTTCACGGCGTTTTCGCCGCCGCGCTGTTTTTTTTTCCGGGTCTTTCCCTTTTCTCCGTCCCTCCTCCCCCGGCCATTCATGTCCGCCTCATCGCCCCGCCCGCTCCCGCGGCCGAAGCCGCCGGGGCCAAACGGCCCGCCGTCCGGCCGGCAAAGACCCGGGCGCCTGAGAAACCAAAGGCGTCCAGACCCAAAATCAAAAAGCCGCCCAAGCCTCCGGAGCCTGAGGCGCCCCCAAAGCCTCACAACCCCCCGGAAGCGAAGAAACCCCCGGAAGCGAAGAAGCCCCCGGCCCTTTCTTTGTCCGTTCCTGAAAAAAAGGACCCGCCCCGGGAAAAGAGGAAAAAAAAGGTCAAGGAATCCCTTAAAAAAAAGACCTATGATCCCGCGGCGGTCAAGGCCAGGGAAAAGGCCATCTCCCGGATCAGACGGAAAGTCAAGGCGTCTGAGCAGGAAAAGAAGGCCGTCCGAAAGGAGCCGGCTCCGGCGCCTGAAAAACGGGTTGAGGCCCAAACCGGGATTCAGGAAAAGGCTGAGCCGGAGGAAAAAACCGCTGAGCCGTCGTCCGAAGGAAACTCCGCGCCCGCGGCCGCGGAGCGCGACGGGGTCCGGGGCGAGCGGATGAGGCTTTACAACATGGCGGTCAAGAGCCACATCGAGGCGAACTGGGCCTATTCTCCACTTCTGACCAAGGAGTTTTCCCGTCTGGAGGCGCTGGTGTCCATCACCATCATGCCGAACGGGGAAATCCGCGCCATCCAGATCGACAAGCGATCCGGAAGCGATTATTTTGATGAGTCCATATACAGAGCGGTGGTGAAATCCAACCCTCTTCCCCGCCCGCCGGACATTTCCCCGGGGGACCGGACGCCGCATATCATCGGGTTCAGATTCACGCCGCCCAGGCAGCCGGGGGGAGCCGGTCTGCGCGAGGATTA
- the exbD gene encoding Biopolymer transport protein ExbD, protein MLSNDRDDFLLSEINVTPFVDVMLVLLIIFMVTAPMMTQGVNVSLPEISSARPLPSEAKPVIVSVDSDGAAYINGRKTPPALFRRSLLRTVKDTGKREVFLKADRKVPYGAVARVISEIHEAGIVSLGIVALPSGRDAGKTDKGPARKK, encoded by the coding sequence ATGCTTTCGAACGACCGTGACGATTTTTTGCTCTCCGAGATCAATGTCACCCCTTTTGTGGACGTCATGCTGGTGCTTCTGATTATTTTCATGGTCACGGCCCCCATGATGACCCAGGGCGTCAATGTCTCGCTCCCGGAGATTTCCTCCGCCAGGCCCCTTCCTTCGGAGGCAAAACCGGTGATTGTGAGCGTGGACTCCGACGGCGCGGCGTATATCAATGGCCGGAAAACGCCGCCGGCTCTTTTTCGCCGCTCTCTTTTGAGGACCGTCAAAGACACCGGGAAAAGGGAAGTGTTTTTGAAAGCCGACCGAAAGGTTCCATACGGCGCGGTGGCCCGGGTTATTTCTGAAATTCATGAGGCGGGGATCGTCAGTCTGGGCATTGTGGCCCTGCCGTCCGGACGGGACGCCGGAAAAACGGACAAGGGCCCGGCGCGAAAGAAATGA